One Micromonospora eburnea genomic region harbors:
- a CDS encoding Fur family transcriptional regulator has product MSESSLAELLRSRGLRLTAQRQLVLRAVMELGHATPEQVHTAVREVAAGVNITTIYRTLELLERLGLVTHTHLSHGSPTYHAAGEDQHVHLVCRECGAIDEIEPELLRPLADQLAAQRGFRVDIGHVALFGVCGQCEDGEGK; this is encoded by the coding sequence GTGTCCGAATCCTCCCTCGCCGAACTGCTCCGCTCCCGTGGGCTGCGGCTGACGGCGCAGCGGCAGCTTGTCCTGCGAGCAGTGATGGAGCTGGGGCACGCGACGCCGGAGCAGGTGCACACGGCGGTCCGTGAGGTGGCCGCCGGGGTCAACATCACCACCATCTACCGGACGCTGGAGCTGTTGGAACGGCTCGGCCTGGTGACGCACACCCACCTTTCGCACGGCTCGCCGACCTATCATGCGGCCGGCGAGGACCAGCACGTCCACCTGGTGTGCCGGGAGTGCGGCGCGATCGACGAGATCGAGCCCGAGCTGCTCCGCCCGCTCGCCGACCAGTTGGCCGCGCAGCGAGGATTCCGGGTCGACATCGGGCACGTGGCGCTCTTCGGCGTCTGCGGCCAGTGCGAGGACGGGGAAGGCAAATGA